Proteins encoded together in one Nitrospirota bacterium window:
- a CDS encoding HAMP domain-containing sensor histidine kinase: protein MARWINKISGRPSLWVKSLLLFLSVVAVSLSATLILKHLIIKDFREYLEGELEDRIYWVMANIEGTYERYNGWKPEAIAENTVWAFMMGFETEIKDTDGNTVMDTRKASEFLSPIMKRRVASFGLFKNKEIYSDPRTYPLFLRGKEIGEISIRVRQQPKEKIFQKRADTFLAVSLVIIGIFSIVLSVFSSRSLSMPIKKLTNAARAISKGDLEKRVEVKSRDEVGELASAFNHMAQALHTQELLRRKLTSNIAHEIRTPLSTIRAELEGMLDGIIPTDRDNLASINEEIERLKRILNGIDDLSAAEASRVSLNKRHLDMNELVSSTVDRMSRLFSEKGVAIEFIPAGKIYLSADPDRLCQIIINLLKNALNATERGGKVTVMTGYLNKNAFVSIEDTGHGIKNEDKPFIFERFYKGKVGGLGIGLTIAKELAEAHGGRIEVESEPAKGSKFIVIIPFTTYS, encoded by the coding sequence ATGGCAAGATGGATAAATAAGATTTCTGGGAGACCATCTTTATGGGTAAAATCCCTTCTACTTTTTTTATCGGTTGTTGCTGTTTCGTTATCTGCCACACTAATACTTAAGCACCTTATAATAAAGGACTTCAGGGAATATTTAGAGGGTGAACTCGAAGACAGGATATACTGGGTAATGGCAAATATTGAAGGGACATATGAAAGATACAATGGTTGGAAACCCGAGGCTATAGCAGAGAATACCGTGTGGGCATTTATGATGGGATTCGAAACAGAAATCAAGGATACAGATGGAAATACTGTAATGGATACACGCAAGGCATCAGAATTTCTTTCTCCGATTATGAAACGAAGGGTGGCAAGTTTTGGCTTATTTAAAAACAAGGAAATCTACAGCGATCCAAGAACCTATCCACTCTTCTTGAGGGGGAAAGAGATAGGTGAAATTTCAATAAGGGTGAGGCAGCAACCCAAGGAAAAGATATTTCAGAAAAGAGCAGATACCTTTCTTGCTGTTTCATTGGTAATAATAGGAATATTCTCTATTGTACTTAGTGTGTTCTCCTCGAGATCTCTATCAATGCCTATAAAAAAATTAACAAATGCTGCAAGGGCAATAAGCAAAGGTGATTTAGAAAAAAGGGTTGAGGTAAAAAGCAGAGACGAAGTCGGAGAGCTTGCATCTGCCTTTAACCATATGGCGCAGGCACTACACACACAAGAACTATTAAGAAGAAAACTTACATCGAATATCGCACACGAGATCAGGACACCATTGAGCACCATTAGAGCCGAACTTGAAGGAATGCTTGATGGCATCATCCCCACAGATAGAGATAATCTTGCATCTATAAACGAAGAGATAGAAAGGTTGAAGAGGATACTTAATGGGATAGATGATCTCTCAGCAGCAGAGGCAAGCAGGGTATCGCTCAATAAAAGACATCTGGATATGAATGAATTGGTCTCCAGTACAGTAGATAGGATGTCACGATTGTTCTCAGAAAAAGGCGTTGCGATAGAATTTATACCAGCGGGGAAAATATACCTCTCCGCTGATCCCGATAGACTCTGCCAGATAATTATTAATCTCCTTAAGAATGCATTGAATGCTACCGAAAGAGGAGGAAAGGTCACTGTAATGACAGGTTATTTAAATAAAAACGCATTTGTATCCATAGAGGATACAGGGCATGGTATAAAGAATGAGGATAAGCCATTTATATTCGAGAGGTTTTACAAGGGAAAAGTAGGTGGTCTCGGCATAGGACTTACCATAGCAAAGGAGCTTGCCGAGGCACATGGAGGAAGAATAGAAGTAGAAAGTGAGCCTGCAAAAGGTAGCAAATTTATTGTTATAATACCCTTCACCACTTATTCATAA
- a CDS encoding CopG family antitoxin — protein sequence MKAKEFDKRFDEGKDISKYLDVSKARKPKQEQKRVNVDLPIWMIHLLDKEARRLGVPRQSIIKVWVAERLEKVS from the coding sequence ATGAAAGCTAAGGAATTTGACAAGAGATTTGATGAAGGTAAAGATATTTCCAAATATCTTGATGTATCAAAAGCCAGAAAACCTAAGCAAGAACAGAAAAGAGTAAATGTAGATTTGCCTATATGGATGATTCACTTGTTGGATAAAGAAGCAAGGCGTTTGGGTGTGCCTCGACAATCTATCATCAAGGTCTGGGTAGCAGAGCGTCTTGAAAAGGTATCTTGA
- a CDS encoding BrnT family toxin yields MEFEFDPKKSVDNKKKHGIDFYEAQALWDDPDLIEIPVKTSDEPRFVVIGKISGKHWSGVITYRGEKIRIISVRRSRKEEVEIYES; encoded by the coding sequence ATGGAGTTTGAATTTGACCCCAAGAAAAGCGTTGACAATAAGAAAAAACATGGAATCGACTTTTACGAAGCGCAGGCGTTGTGGGATGATCCTGATTTAATTGAGATTCCTGTAAAAACCAGCGATGAACCAAGATTTGTGGTAATCGGGAAGATTTCAGGAAAGCATTGGTCGGGAGTAATTACTTATCGGGGTGAAAAGATAAGGATTATTTCAGTACGACGATCCAGAAAAGAGGAGGTTGAAATCTATGAAAGCTAA
- a CDS encoding DUF2283 domain-containing protein — MSETKEINENIYIDLDKDGKLVSMTIEHAKEQAAIKELSYQEIEKEIA; from the coding sequence GTGTCTGAAACAAAAGAAATAAATGAAAATATTTACATTGACTTGGATAAGGACGGCAAATTGGTAAGTATGACAATTGAGCATGCTAAAGAGCAAGCGGCAATAAAAGAACTCTCTTACCAGGAAATTGAAAAAGAAATTGCATAA
- a CDS encoding alpha/beta fold hydrolase, with product MIQTLRMWTTLALAVGLATITPAPAAQSPSPGIGIVIMHGKGGSSTKYVSDLASSLEEKGYLVANLEMPWSGRREYDVNVDAATKEVQSALDTLRSRGAKKLFVVGHSLGALFALYYAGKHLVDGVIAIAPGGSVSTPIYREKLGESVELARSLVTEGKANEKTRFTDYEGARGTYPVTTTPVAYLSWFDPDGAMSLIRVVKAMNPKIPVLYVAPKGDYPILLKAKQLIFSSLPAHPLTKLYEPDSTHLDAPSTSRDEILRWTTEVVNRAN from the coding sequence ATGATTCAAACTTTGCGCATGTGGACTACCCTGGCCTTAGCCGTCGGTTTGGCGACCATAACTCCTGCACCAGCAGCGCAATCACCATCACCAGGCATTGGCATAGTGATCATGCATGGCAAGGGAGGCTCGTCTACGAAGTACGTCTCGGACCTCGCGTCATCACTTGAAGAAAAAGGCTATCTTGTGGCCAATCTTGAGATGCCTTGGTCTGGGAGACGCGAATACGACGTGAATGTCGACGCTGCAACAAAGGAAGTCCAATCCGCGCTTGACACGCTGCGAAGCCGAGGGGCGAAGAAGCTGTTTGTTGTCGGGCACAGTCTCGGAGCGCTGTTCGCGCTCTATTACGCCGGCAAGCACTTGGTTGATGGTGTTATCGCGATTGCGCCGGGCGGCAGCGTAAGCACTCCCATCTACCGAGAAAAACTTGGTGAGTCGGTAGAGCTCGCACGCAGCCTTGTGACCGAGGGGAAGGCAAACGAGAAGACGAGGTTTACCGACTACGAGGGCGCCAGGGGCACTTATCCCGTGACCACGACCCCCGTTGCTTACCTCAGTTGGTTCGATCCCGATGGCGCTATGAGCCTCATTAGGGTGGTGAAAGCTATGAATCCGAAAATTCCGGTCTTGTATGTCGCGCCGAAGGGGGATTACCCGATCCTGCTAAAAGCCAAACAGCTGATTTTCAGCTCCCTTCCCGCTCATCCGCTGACGAAACTGTACGAGCCAGATTCGACTCATTTAGACGCGCCTTCCACGTCACGGGACGAGATCCTTCGGTGGACGACGGAGGTGGTGAACAGGGCTAACTAA